From the Chloroflexus aurantiacus J-10-fl genome, one window contains:
- a CDS encoding single-stranded DNA-binding protein: MARDLNKVMIIGRLGVDPELRYTASDAPVATFRVAASRQWRDQNGDLHDETEWFNVVAWNRLAEICHQYLSRGARVYIEGRLQTRTWEDAQSGQTRSRVEVIVQDMILLDQRPSRSDEPSRGPRREPPPDIGDDDIPF, encoded by the coding sequence ATGGCGCGTGATCTGAATAAAGTGATGATTATTGGTCGTCTTGGCGTCGATCCCGAACTACGTTACACCGCATCCGACGCACCGGTCGCTACGTTTCGTGTTGCTGCCAGTCGCCAGTGGCGTGACCAGAATGGCGATCTGCACGATGAGACCGAATGGTTTAATGTTGTTGCCTGGAATCGATTGGCTGAAATTTGCCACCAATATCTGAGTCGGGGCGCACGGGTGTATATCGAGGGCCGCCTGCAAACGCGAACCTGGGAGGATGCGCAGAGTGGTCAGACCCGTTCACGGGTTGAAGTGATTGTGCAGGATATGATTTTGCTCGATCAGCGTCCATCCCGTTCTGATGAACCGTCGCGCGGCCCTCGCCGTGAACCACCGCCCGATATTGGCGATGATGATATTCCGTTTTAG
- a CDS encoding putative sugar nucleotidyl transferase gives MTVILFEDELWRHFATLVQARPVFELRCGAFSTRERVAAILDQPAYGLCRAHLMPHFGPAGGLAELLARSDPVIFVNGRALNLEWLPALVCEPINTAYIASETLLGARVSPALASAIIYYLREQQAEAARDELLRFARMRELQLTAPLLSYPWDLITQAGEQLIRDEPLLARRLPLLTTDAPHVIAHGKRVYVDPTAQLAGPIVFDSRDGPVFVEAAQIEPFSYIQGPAYIGPGTLIASARIRAETCIGPVCRVGGEVEASIIHGYSNKHHDGFLGHSWLGEWVNIGAMTTNSDLKNNYGSVRVLLEGIGQIDTGILKLGCFLADHVKLGIGLHLTGGTMIGTGSNVFGMHSAPKNVPHFTWGGEVFREYRIDTMISVARIVMARRKRELTPSYEQVLRKAFEITQPSRDGLG, from the coding sequence ATGACCGTCATCCTGTTTGAAGATGAACTCTGGCGCCATTTTGCTACGCTTGTTCAGGCCCGTCCGGTCTTTGAACTTCGCTGTGGGGCATTTTCAACCCGTGAACGGGTTGCCGCCATTCTTGACCAACCGGCTTACGGTCTCTGTCGTGCCCACCTGATGCCCCACTTTGGCCCTGCCGGTGGACTGGCCGAATTGCTGGCCCGAAGTGATCCGGTCATCTTCGTGAATGGTCGGGCCCTCAATCTGGAGTGGTTGCCGGCACTTGTCTGTGAGCCGATCAACACTGCCTACATTGCCAGTGAAACGCTCCTCGGTGCTCGCGTATCGCCGGCTCTGGCCAGTGCAATCATCTATTATCTTCGTGAGCAGCAGGCTGAAGCCGCACGTGACGAGTTGCTGCGCTTTGCCCGGATGCGCGAGTTGCAACTCACTGCACCACTGCTGAGCTATCCCTGGGATCTCATCACTCAGGCCGGCGAACAGCTCATTCGTGATGAACCATTGCTGGCCCGTCGGTTACCGCTGTTGACAACCGATGCACCTCACGTCATCGCCCATGGCAAGCGGGTCTACGTCGATCCGACGGCGCAACTGGCCGGGCCAATCGTGTTTGATAGTCGCGACGGGCCGGTCTTCGTCGAGGCAGCGCAGATCGAGCCATTCAGTTACATTCAGGGGCCGGCCTACATTGGCCCAGGCACCCTGATTGCCAGTGCTCGTATCCGTGCCGAAACCTGTATCGGGCCGGTGTGTCGGGTTGGCGGTGAGGTGGAGGCGTCGATCATTCACGGCTATTCCAACAAACATCACGATGGCTTTCTCGGTCATAGCTGGCTAGGGGAATGGGTGAATATCGGGGCAATGACGACCAATTCCGATTTGAAAAACAACTATGGTTCGGTGCGCGTGCTCCTCGAAGGCATCGGCCAGATCGATACCGGTATTCTAAAGCTGGGCTGCTTTCTGGCCGATCACGTGAAGCTGGGGATCGGTCTCCATCTGACCGGTGGAACGATGATTGGTACCGGATCGAATGTCTTCGGTATGCATAGTGCGCCAAAAAACGTTCCCCATTTCACCTGGGGCGGCGAGGTCTTTCGCGAGTACCGCATTGATACTATGATCAGCGTAGCTCGTATCGTAATGGCACGGCGGAAACGCGAGCTGACGCCCAGTTACGAGCAGGTGCTGCGCAAGGCTTTTGAGATAACGCAACCAAGTCGTGATGGTCTGGGATAG
- the dnaE gene encoding DNA polymerase III subunit alpha encodes MHDFVHLHVHSEYSLLDGYATTKGITQRAAELGMDSIALTDHGVMYGAMEFYEAAKKAGIRPIIGVEAYMAPGSLSDPMTKGAKNYFHLLLLAQNEVGYRNLVKLTTRAHLDGMGKGVFARPRIDRQLLEAHHEGLIVTSACLAGEVLHYLKAGDRRAAVETAAYYRDLLGPDRYYLELQLHDNTPELEPLNDELVKIGRELGIPLVATSDAHFVRPEDKATQHKIMAMGMNMTYAEFCAREYAMDESYHILSGEQMWERFKRYGTEPLENTRRIADMCRLKLEFGRVQLPVFELPPGHDAASYLRLVCEEGLMRRFNGQPPAEYMNRLAYELDVINQTGFPDYMLIVWDYVKFARSRGIPCLPRGSAGASLVLYALGITDVDPVKNKLLFERFLSPERLEMPDIDTDFADSRRQEILDYIADKYGRENVAQIITYGTLGAKAAIRDMGRVLGLDPGEVDRVAKLIPALPVGTTIAQALERVPELKQIYETQPHLRELIDEAQKVEGRMRSVGTHACGVVVSRTPLAELVPLQRTTKDENALMAAFEGPTLAKMGLLKMDILGLTNLSVVAEALKYIEQTTGRRMWLDEIPLDDPKVFEALGRGETKNVFQLESAGMTRYLMQLKPTRVEDLYAMVALYRPGPLEQIPVYIQNKNNPSQIRYLHPVLEPILSDTYGVIVYQEQIMQLLQTVADYTLGQAYIVIKAISKKNRELMAENEAIFKQGCQRKGISKEIADQLWELILPFAGYSFNRPHATLYGLLSYQTAWLKVNYPVEYMTAVLTGAGGVIEDVTKAALEARRLGVAVLPPDVNRSHKGFTIEPLAQPLPPGVTHQRGIRFGLMAIKNVGEGPVEAIIAAREAGGPFQSLEDLCARVDRHALNKRTLESLIKAGALDSLPGTRRQKLAILDQAVSAGIEAQKAREIGQSSLFDIFGEATTANPVVARIPLPLIVESPADQKEVLLWEKELLGLNISDDPIAKALEGVDLSGATELGSIDAEHIGETLTFVGVLSGVRRIATKKGETMLVANLEDLTGSIEIVVFPKVLAKYADLLQNDAVVRITAKVDNRRDTPQLVVDHVETPASVDQTTSAQPLEMDLEGVSDDLNGEGGVELPAPPVSPAPAPTPTPAPASPPPVRPPVVRTRQPVKLASNGNGHGGHHAPEPPRVDGPPARNLRIYLPRSHDFDADIALMQHVHTILSSSHGNDQVTLYLPNGVGMVVLQSQHTITLSDALVAELKQVLGPDRVLAM; translated from the coding sequence TTGCTGTTGCTGGCCCAAAATGAGGTGGGATACCGTAATCTGGTGAAACTCACCACGCGCGCCCATCTTGACGGGATGGGAAAGGGTGTGTTTGCCCGCCCCCGTATCGACCGGCAATTGCTGGAAGCGCATCACGAAGGCCTGATCGTTACCTCGGCCTGTCTGGCTGGCGAGGTGTTGCACTATCTGAAAGCGGGAGACCGTCGTGCAGCCGTTGAAACCGCCGCATATTACCGTGACCTGCTCGGCCCCGACCGTTACTATCTTGAGTTGCAACTGCATGACAATACCCCTGAACTCGAGCCGCTGAACGATGAGTTAGTGAAGATCGGGCGCGAACTGGGTATTCCACTGGTAGCCACCAGTGACGCGCATTTCGTCCGTCCAGAAGATAAAGCAACCCAGCACAAGATTATGGCGATGGGGATGAATATGACCTACGCCGAGTTTTGTGCTCGTGAATACGCGATGGACGAGAGCTACCATATCTTGTCGGGCGAGCAGATGTGGGAGCGGTTTAAACGCTACGGTACTGAACCGCTGGAAAACACTCGTCGCATCGCCGATATGTGCCGGTTGAAGCTGGAGTTTGGACGGGTTCAGTTGCCGGTCTTTGAGTTACCGCCGGGCCACGATGCCGCCTCATATCTACGCCTCGTGTGTGAAGAGGGTTTGATGCGCCGGTTCAATGGTCAGCCACCTGCTGAGTATATGAATCGGTTGGCGTATGAACTGGATGTGATTAATCAAACCGGCTTCCCTGATTACATGTTGATCGTATGGGATTACGTGAAATTTGCCCGTTCACGCGGTATCCCCTGTCTGCCGCGTGGATCTGCCGGTGCATCGCTCGTGCTCTACGCCCTCGGCATCACCGATGTCGATCCGGTCAAGAATAAGCTGCTCTTCGAGCGTTTCCTCTCGCCCGAACGTCTGGAAATGCCCGATATTGACACCGATTTCGCCGACTCGCGCCGCCAGGAGATTCTTGACTATATCGCCGATAAGTACGGGCGGGAGAATGTTGCGCAGATTATTACCTACGGTACGCTCGGGGCCAAAGCGGCCATTCGCGATATGGGCCGTGTGCTCGGTCTCGATCCCGGTGAGGTAGATCGGGTCGCCAAACTGATTCCAGCGTTACCGGTTGGCACCACCATCGCCCAGGCCCTTGAGCGCGTCCCAGAGTTGAAGCAGATCTACGAAACCCAGCCCCACCTGCGCGAACTGATCGATGAGGCACAGAAGGTTGAAGGCCGGATGCGGTCAGTTGGCACGCATGCCTGTGGCGTGGTGGTCAGTCGAACACCGCTGGCCGAGCTGGTGCCCCTGCAACGCACGACCAAAGACGAGAATGCGTTGATGGCTGCGTTTGAAGGGCCGACCCTGGCCAAGATGGGTCTGCTGAAGATGGATATTCTCGGTCTAACCAACCTTTCCGTGGTGGCCGAGGCCCTCAAGTATATCGAGCAGACGACTGGCCGGCGGATGTGGCTTGATGAAATTCCACTTGATGATCCAAAGGTTTTTGAGGCATTAGGACGAGGCGAAACGAAGAATGTCTTCCAACTAGAATCGGCGGGAATGACGCGCTACCTGATGCAATTGAAGCCAACCCGCGTTGAAGACCTCTACGCCATGGTGGCGCTCTATCGCCCCGGCCCACTTGAGCAGATTCCAGTCTATATTCAGAACAAAAATAATCCATCCCAGATCCGCTATCTCCACCCCGTGCTCGAACCGATCCTGTCCGACACCTACGGTGTGATCGTCTATCAGGAGCAGATTATGCAACTGTTGCAGACGGTCGCCGATTATACGCTCGGTCAGGCCTATATCGTTATCAAGGCGATCAGCAAGAAGAATCGCGAACTGATGGCCGAAAATGAGGCTATTTTCAAGCAAGGGTGCCAGCGCAAAGGCATTAGTAAGGAGATTGCCGATCAGCTCTGGGAGTTGATCTTGCCGTTCGCCGGCTATTCGTTTAACCGACCGCACGCCACGCTCTACGGTTTGCTCAGTTATCAGACCGCCTGGCTAAAGGTGAATTATCCGGTCGAGTATATGACCGCTGTGCTGACCGGTGCGGGTGGCGTAATTGAAGATGTGACGAAGGCGGCACTCGAAGCACGGCGTCTGGGTGTGGCAGTACTGCCCCCTGATGTCAACCGCTCGCACAAGGGCTTCACTATCGAACCACTTGCCCAACCGTTGCCGCCGGGCGTAACCCACCAACGCGGTATTCGCTTTGGCTTGATGGCAATCAAGAATGTCGGCGAAGGGCCAGTAGAAGCGATCATTGCTGCACGCGAGGCAGGTGGCCCCTTCCAATCGCTGGAAGACCTCTGTGCGCGCGTTGATCGCCACGCGCTGAACAAGCGTACCCTGGAAAGCCTGATCAAAGCCGGTGCACTCGACTCGCTCCCTGGCACGCGCCGCCAGAAGCTGGCAATCCTCGATCAGGCCGTCAGCGCCGGGATCGAAGCCCAGAAGGCGCGTGAAATCGGCCAGAGTAGCCTGTTTGATATCTTTGGTGAAGCAACCACCGCCAATCCGGTGGTGGCCCGTATTCCGTTGCCGCTGATCGTCGAGAGTCCTGCCGATCAGAAAGAGGTGCTGCTCTGGGAAAAGGAGCTGCTCGGATTGAATATTTCCGATGATCCCATCGCTAAGGCCCTCGAAGGTGTCGATCTCAGCGGTGCTACCGAACTTGGTTCGATTGATGCTGAACATATCGGAGAGACGCTCACCTTCGTGGGAGTGCTGAGTGGGGTGCGTCGGATTGCGACAAAGAAGGGCGAGACGATGCTGGTCGCCAATCTTGAAGATTTGACCGGCAGCATCGAGATAGTGGTCTTTCCAAAGGTGCTGGCGAAGTACGCCGATCTATTACAAAATGACGCTGTAGTGCGGATTACGGCAAAGGTTGATAACCGTCGTGATACACCCCAACTGGTAGTCGATCACGTGGAAACGCCCGCGTCAGTAGATCAGACAACAAGCGCCCAACCGCTTGAAATGGATCTGGAAGGGGTAAGCGATGATCTGAACGGCGAAGGCGGTGTGGAATTGCCGGCGCCACCGGTATCGCCAGCACCAGCACCAACTCCTACCCCGGCTCCGGCATCTCCGCCGCCGGTCAGACCGCCGGTTGTGCGCACCCGCCAGCCGGTCAAGCTCGCCAGTAATGGGAATGGTCATGGCGGTCACCATGCACCAGAACCGCCACGGGTTGACGGGCCGCCGGCGCGTAATCTACGCATCTACCTGCCGCGTAGCCACGATTTTGATGCCGATATTGCATTGATGCAGCATGTCCACACGATTCTGAGCAGCAGTCATGGTAATGACCAGGTCACACTGTATCTGCCAAATGGGGTGGGCATGGTCGTCTTACAGTCGCAGCATACCATTACCCTCTCCGATGCCCTGGTTGCCGAACTGAAGCAGGTGCTTGGCCCTGACCGGGTGCTGGCGATGTAA
- a CDS encoding nucleotidyltransferase family protein — protein sequence MKIYGLLLAAGQSSRMGQPKQLLSWRGRPLVTYIASEALASHLAGLTVVVGAVEAAVRTAVHNLPLTIITNPAYSAGLSTSLVAGLRALPDDAAAAMVLLVDQPLVTTRLINQLLSAYQATPGAVALVPLYQGQRGNPVIIAASLFPELYTLHGDTGARVIFRRYADRVIELEVDDPAVVTDVDTPTAWEALTQQESEQTP from the coding sequence ATGAAAATCTACGGTCTCCTGCTGGCTGCCGGCCAATCTTCTCGTATGGGGCAACCCAAACAGCTCCTATCCTGGCGTGGTCGCCCGTTAGTGACGTATATCGCCAGCGAAGCTCTCGCCAGTCACCTGGCCGGCCTGACCGTGGTCGTGGGTGCTGTCGAGGCAGCCGTGCGTACCGCCGTACACAATCTCCCCCTCACCATCATCACAAATCCAGCCTACAGCGCCGGCTTAAGCACCTCGCTCGTAGCCGGTCTGCGTGCCTTACCCGACGATGCCGCTGCTGCGATGGTATTGCTGGTTGATCAGCCCCTGGTCACTACCCGGTTGATCAACCAGCTCCTCAGTGCCTATCAGGCAACCCCCGGTGCAGTAGCGCTCGTTCCGTTGTACCAGGGTCAGCGTGGCAATCCGGTCATCATTGCCGCCTCACTCTTCCCCGAACTCTACACCCTGCACGGCGACACCGGCGCCCGTGTCATCTTTCGCCGCTACGCAGATCGGGTTATCGAGCTGGAAGTTGACGATCCGGCTGTAGTTACCGATGTTGATACCCCAACTGCCTGGGAAGCGCTGACGCAGCAAGAGAGTGAACAGACCCCCTGA
- the rpsF gene encoding 30S ribosomal protein S6, giving the protein MSETSPEEDFVRERRREYELVVIINPLFANEEGITANIDRIRQTVEQLGGKINTVSQSSPWGRRKLAYPIREYVTGEASRRKFTEGYYVFFTLELSAAKVAELDRAIRLNDNILRHLLVLVEEKSVQVTPVEPAESETEEAPSEA; this is encoded by the coding sequence ATGAGCGAAACATCGCCAGAGGAGGATTTTGTGCGCGAACGTCGTCGAGAGTACGAACTGGTTGTTATCATCAACCCATTGTTTGCCAACGAAGAAGGCATTACGGCGAATATTGACCGGATCAGACAGACTGTTGAGCAACTCGGCGGGAAGATTAACACGGTGAGCCAGTCGTCGCCGTGGGGACGCCGCAAGCTGGCGTATCCCATTCGGGAATACGTGACCGGTGAAGCCAGCCGTCGTAAGTTCACGGAAGGCTATTACGTCTTCTTCACCCTCGAATTGAGTGCGGCAAAGGTTGCCGAACTCGACCGGGCTATCAGGTTGAATGATAACATTCTCCGCCACCTGCTGGTGCTGGTCGAAGAGAAATCGGTTCAGGTGACACCTGTCGAACCGGCAGAGTCGGAAACAGAGGAAGCGCCGAGTGAGGCATAG
- the selA gene encoding L-seryl-tRNA(Sec) selenium transferase has protein sequence MTFRALPSVDRLIRAVRSDGADMPHELVREAARAVLNEARTSISAGHPPPDLSTLVAAVQARLRADVTPSLRPLINATGVIIQTNLGRAPLSAAACAAMQEVGSGYSNLEYDLAQGERGSRHVHLESLLVQLTGAEAALVVNNNAAAVYLVLIAMAAGREVIVSRGQAVEIGGGFRIPDVLRASGALLIEVGTTNRTYARDYTAAITERTALILRVHTSNFRLIGFVHEPPLAELTAVAHTHGIPLLDDLGSGTLIDTRQFDLPPEPTVQESVAAGADLVTFSGDKLLGGPQAGIIVGRRELIARLRRHPLARALRVDKCTIAGLTATLHSYLRGTALREIPVWQLISTPLSALQARAERIAGALRAAGIPAQMVDCASAIGGGSLPGATQPSAGVALPPVGCGATVLAHRLRMANPPVITRIVDDQVLCDLRSVFPHEDTTLINVVREVWQ, from the coding sequence ATGACGTTCCGCGCCTTACCCAGTGTTGATAGACTCATCCGCGCCGTCCGCAGCGACGGGGCCGATATGCCGCACGAACTGGTGCGTGAGGCTGCCCGTGCTGTTCTCAACGAGGCGCGGACATCTATCAGTGCCGGTCATCCGCCACCCGATCTGTCTACGCTGGTAGCGGCTGTCCAGGCGCGCCTGCGCGCAGATGTGACACCCAGCCTGCGTCCGTTGATCAACGCCACTGGGGTCATCATCCAAACCAACCTCGGTCGGGCGCCGTTGAGTGCTGCGGCTTGTGCGGCGATGCAGGAAGTCGGCAGCGGTTACAGCAATCTCGAATACGATCTGGCTCAGGGCGAACGTGGTTCGCGTCACGTTCATCTCGAATCGCTCCTCGTTCAGCTTACCGGCGCCGAGGCAGCCCTGGTCGTGAACAACAACGCCGCTGCCGTCTATCTGGTGCTCATCGCCATGGCTGCCGGACGCGAAGTGATTGTCTCACGTGGGCAGGCAGTAGAAATCGGTGGTGGCTTCCGCATTCCCGATGTCTTACGGGCAAGCGGCGCTCTCCTGATCGAAGTTGGCACGACCAACCGCACCTATGCCCGTGACTATACCGCGGCCATCACCGAGCGCACCGCTCTGATCTTGCGCGTCCACACCAGTAACTTTCGCCTGATCGGGTTCGTCCACGAACCACCTCTCGCCGAGTTAACCGCGGTTGCCCATACCCATGGTATACCGCTGCTCGATGATCTGGGGAGCGGAACTCTGATTGATACCCGTCAGTTTGACCTGCCGCCTGAGCCAACCGTGCAGGAGAGTGTTGCTGCCGGTGCCGATCTGGTGACATTTTCTGGCGATAAGCTGCTCGGTGGGCCGCAAGCCGGTATCATCGTCGGGCGTCGTGAGCTGATCGCCAGACTGCGGCGTCACCCACTTGCCCGCGCCTTACGGGTTGATAAGTGTACGATTGCCGGCTTAACCGCGACCCTGCACAGTTATCTGCGTGGCACTGCCCTACGCGAGATTCCGGTCTGGCAACTGATCAGCACCCCGTTGAGCGCATTGCAGGCGCGCGCAGAGCGTATTGCCGGCGCCCTGCGTGCTGCCGGCATTCCGGCGCAGATGGTGGATTGTGCCAGTGCGATTGGTGGCGGTTCACTCCCCGGTGCAACGCAACCCAGCGCCGGTGTCGCTCTGCCCCCTGTTGGCTGTGGGGCTACCGTGCTGGCGCACCGGCTGCGCATGGCCAATCCACCGGTGATAACCCGGATTGTTGATGATCAGGTACTGTGCGATCTCCGTAGCGTTTTTCCACACGAAGATACCACCCTGATCAATGTCGTGCGTGAGGTCTGGCAATGA
- a CDS encoding molybdopterin-containing oxidoreductase family protein, protein MTTQRVRGCCPHDCPDTCATITEVRDGRAVAFYADPEHPITQGWLCAKVRPYLERVYSPDRLLYPLRRVGPKGSGRWERISWDEAITTIAERWQAIIAEYGAAAILPYSYSGTLGLLQTAIVDARLWNRMGASGLDRTICCAAAHAAVYATLGARRSPDYDDLRHSRLIILWGHNPASAGPHAMPFIRQAQRAGAYVVVIDPRRTATARSADLHLAIRPATDGALALGMMNVIFAENLHDEAWLEAHTVGWRELRARAAEYDPERVATITGLPVSTIIELARRYATTKPAIIKTADGIQRHQNGGQTFRALLCLPAVVGQYGVRGGGLAYSTGGYATWDAEAVGHASECPPVPRTVNMNRLGAALTGEVTDPPIMSLFVYCANPLASSPNAGLIEQGLRREDLFTVVHELFMTDTARYADIVLPATSQLEHLDLHRAYGHRYLTLNQPAIAPLGEAKSNWDVTRLLAQAMGYSEPWLHESAEEAIRGVLDASRARNPFLAGITFERLQQEGTIRLTLSPENEVPFADGHFPTPSGKVELWSATMAAQGLDPLPHYEPPAEYVAHPPEEGWLTLISAAAHHFVSSSMANQPSLRAKEGEPTIEINPVDAAARNIRDGDVVVVSNQRGQCHLRAVVSTNVPPGVVSAVKGHWPSLSPDGRNVNWTTPDALADLGGQSTFHSNRVQVWPSRI, encoded by the coding sequence ATGACAACACAACGTGTTCGTGGTTGCTGCCCGCATGATTGCCCCGATACCTGTGCCACCATAACGGAAGTGCGTGATGGACGGGCAGTCGCGTTTTATGCCGATCCTGAACATCCGATCACCCAGGGCTGGCTGTGTGCCAAAGTCCGTCCGTACCTCGAACGAGTGTACAGTCCTGATCGGCTGCTCTACCCACTCCGTCGGGTAGGACCAAAAGGCAGCGGACGCTGGGAACGGATAAGCTGGGACGAAGCGATCACTACCATCGCAGAGCGCTGGCAGGCAATTATCGCCGAATACGGTGCTGCTGCGATCCTGCCCTATTCGTACAGCGGCACGCTGGGTTTGCTGCAAACGGCGATTGTTGATGCCCGCTTGTGGAACCGGATGGGAGCCAGCGGTCTGGATCGAACGATCTGCTGTGCTGCTGCCCACGCTGCTGTCTATGCCACGCTCGGTGCCCGCCGCAGTCCTGACTACGACGACCTGCGGCACAGCCGGCTCATAATCCTTTGGGGACATAATCCGGCCAGTGCCGGCCCTCACGCAATGCCGTTTATCCGTCAGGCACAGCGTGCCGGTGCCTATGTGGTGGTGATCGATCCACGACGGACGGCTACCGCTCGCTCTGCCGATCTCCATCTGGCGATCAGGCCGGCAACCGATGGGGCGCTGGCCTTGGGCATGATGAATGTCATCTTCGCTGAAAACCTGCACGATGAGGCATGGTTAGAAGCGCATACGGTTGGCTGGCGTGAATTGCGCGCGCGGGCTGCCGAATATGATCCCGAACGGGTAGCAACCATTACCGGACTGCCGGTATCAACCATCATTGAACTGGCCCGTCGCTATGCAACCACCAAACCGGCTATCATTAAAACAGCCGACGGTATTCAACGCCATCAGAATGGTGGTCAGACCTTCCGGGCACTCCTTTGCCTGCCGGCGGTTGTGGGACAGTACGGTGTGCGTGGCGGTGGCCTGGCCTATTCCACCGGCGGTTATGCAACGTGGGATGCGGAAGCCGTTGGTCATGCCTCTGAATGCCCACCAGTACCGCGGACTGTCAATATGAACCGTCTTGGCGCGGCTCTCACCGGCGAAGTAACCGATCCGCCGATCATGTCCCTCTTTGTCTACTGCGCTAACCCTCTCGCTTCATCACCCAATGCCGGCCTCATCGAACAGGGGTTGCGGCGTGAAGACCTCTTTACCGTCGTCCACGAACTCTTTATGACCGATACGGCCCGCTACGCCGATATTGTCTTGCCGGCAACCAGTCAACTCGAACACCTCGATCTGCACCGTGCCTATGGCCATCGTTATCTCACGCTTAACCAACCGGCAATTGCCCCCTTGGGGGAAGCGAAGAGCAATTGGGACGTGACCCGCTTGCTGGCGCAGGCGATGGGCTATAGCGAACCGTGGCTGCACGAGAGTGCGGAAGAGGCGATCCGTGGTGTCCTCGATGCCTCGCGGGCACGCAATCCATTTCTGGCCGGCATCACCTTTGAACGTCTGCAACAAGAGGGAACCATCCGGCTCACACTGTCACCAGAGAACGAAGTGCCGTTTGCTGATGGTCACTTCCCAACCCCATCAGGCAAAGTTGAATTGTGGAGTGCGACCATGGCGGCTCAGGGGCTTGATCCGCTTCCCCATTATGAACCACCGGCTGAGTATGTCGCACATCCGCCGGAGGAGGGATGGCTAACCCTCATCTCAGCCGCTGCTCACCATTTTGTCTCGTCAAGTATGGCCAACCAGCCCAGTTTGCGGGCAAAAGAGGGAGAACCGACTATCGAGATTAATCCGGTCGATGCTGCCGCGCGCAACATTCGTGATGGTGACGTTGTCGTTGTCAGTAATCAACGAGGGCAGTGCCATCTGCGTGCAGTTGTGAGTACCAACGTACCGCCCGGTGTTGTCTCTGCGGTCAAGGGCCACTGGCCTTCACTCTCGCCCGATGGGCGAAATGTCAACTGGACAACTCCCGATGCACTGGCCGATCTGGGTGGACAGAGCACATTTCACAGTAATCGGGTACAGGTCTGGCCATCACGCATCTGA
- a CDS encoding family 16 glycoside hydrolase, whose product MKRLDWGKTGQSMTEITILLALVAAVAISGLMLTGEGTRDALCRAASAFGSTCGDLFRDDFSNLNNWTIQNGRWQIREGRLCIDGPGRIYRSFDRSDYVIDVSLARLTRGNGYGLFFRDSGGPKFNGYSFQYDPGYGRGAFIIRKWINGNELAVPIARVEAPAGYDWYGSDRTVRLEVRGNTFVASVDGQPVVQARDSSFNQGGIGFRSWDASSACFDDVSVRRP is encoded by the coding sequence GTGAAGCGGCTCGATTGGGGAAAAACCGGTCAGTCGATGACTGAAATTACCATTCTGTTGGCACTGGTGGCAGCAGTAGCGATTTCCGGCTTAATGCTCACCGGTGAAGGCACCCGTGATGCGCTCTGTCGGGCAGCAAGTGCGTTCGGGAGCACCTGTGGCGATCTGTTTCGCGACGATTTTTCCAATCTCAATAACTGGACTATTCAGAACGGACGCTGGCAAATTCGTGAGGGACGCCTTTGCATCGATGGGCCAGGGCGGATCTATCGCTCATTTGATCGCAGTGACTACGTGATCGATGTCAGCCTGGCCCGTCTGACCAGAGGGAATGGCTATGGCCTCTTCTTCCGCGACTCGGGTGGGCCAAAATTCAATGGCTACTCGTTCCAGTATGATCCGGGCTACGGGCGAGGGGCATTCATCATTCGCAAGTGGATCAATGGTAATGAGCTGGCAGTGCCGATTGCCCGCGTAGAGGCACCCGCCGGCTACGATTGGTATGGCTCAGATCGCACAGTGCGCCTGGAGGTACGCGGGAATACATTTGTTGCCTCTGTCGATGGTCAACCGGTTGTTCAGGCGCGTGATAGCAGTTTTAATCAAGGCGGTATCGGCTTCCGCAGTTGGGATGCATCGAGTGCCTGCTTCGATGATGTGAGTGTGCGCAGGCCGTGA